The sequence GAAGCGCGGCATCCCCCACAACGTCCTCAACGCCAAGCAGCACCAGCGCGAGGCGGACATCGTCGCGCAGGCGGGCCGCAAGGGCGCGGTCACCATCTCCACCAACATGGCCGGCCGCGGCACGGACATCCTCCTGGGCGGCAACGCGGAGGTGCTGGCCAAGGCGTCCATGGGCCCGCCGCCGGAGCCGCCCACCGAGCCCGCCGCCGAGGGGCAGCCCATTGATTTGACGGGCTACCAGCAGGCGCTTGCGGACTGGGAGAAGCAGCTTGCCGACACGAAGGCGAAGCTGGAGGAGCAGACGAAGAAGGAGCGCGAGGAGGTGATGGCGGCCGGAGGCCTGTTCATCATCGGCACCGAGCGCCACGAGTCGCGCCGCGTGGACAACCAGCTGCGCGGCCGCGCCGGCCGCCAGGGTGACCCGGGCGCCAGCCGCTTCTTCCTGTCCCTCGAGGACGACTTGATGCGCATCTTCGGTTCCGAGCGCATCCAGGGCCTGATGGAGCGGCTGGGCATGGAGGAGGGCGAGGTCATCGAGCACGTTTGGCTGTCGCGTGCGATTGAGGGCGCCCAGAAGCGGGTCGAAGGCCACAACTTCGACATCCGCAAGAACCTGCTCGAGTACGACGACGTGATGAACCAGCAGCGGCGCACCATCTACAAGCTGCGCCGCCAGGTGCTGGCCGCCGGCGCGGGCGTGCCGCTCATCGAGTACACCGAGGACCCGAAGACGCGCGTGAAGACGCGCTCCGAGCAGACCGTCACCTGGGAGGACTTCCGGGAGCTGGTGCTGGACTCCATGGAGGACGTCATCGTGTCCCTCACGGACACGTACGCGCCCACCAAGGGCGTGGACGGCTGGGACATCGGCGCCATCGAGCAGGGGGTGAAGGAGACCTTCAACCTGGAGATGAGCTTCGGTGGCGTCGGCAGCCGCGAGGAGCTCCAGGAGCACATCTACAAGGCGGCGGAGAAGGTCTTCCAGGCGCGCGAGGAGGAGTTCGGCGAGAACTTCATGCGCTTCCTCCAGTACAACTACCTGGCGACCATCGACCGGCTCTGGAAGGACCACCTGCTGGCCATGGACCACCTGCGCCAGGGCATCGGCCTGCGCGGCTACGGCCAGAAGGACCCGAAGCAGGAGTACAAGAAGGAGGGCTACCAGGGCTTCATCCAGATGCTCTCCGCCATCAAGGCGCAGTTCGTCACCCAGCTCATGCACGTGCAGCCCCGCTCCGCCTCCAGCGCGGCGGAAGAGGCCGCCCGCATCCAGCGCCAGCTCGCGCAGCAGCAGAAGCGGGCGGTGGAGGGCCGTGGCACCGCGGACGGCAAGCTGGACGAGGCCTCGGTGGCCGCGACGGCCCGTCCCCAGGCCGCCAAGGCGGAAGGCCCCCGCGTGGGCCGCAATGACCCGTGCCCCTGCGGCAGCGGCCGCAAGTACAAGAAGTGCCACGGAGCCGCCGAGGCCAACGCCTAGTCGCCCGCTCCAGATGGCAGGACGCCGGCGCGTCGGTCGCTCCCTCCCGGGGCGGCCTGGCGCGCCGGTTGTCTTTTTCGGAGACGGGGAAGGGGGCGGGCAGGCACGGGTCGTCCGGGGCGGTATGGACGATGCAGTGAAGCTTGCGCCGCCCGGAAGGGTTCTGTTAAGGACCCCCGGCCCCTGGGTATGGGGGGCAGGCAGCAACCACTACTCACACGCTCGTGCCGGTCACCGGTGCCTCCGTGGGTGGGTCCCTGAATCAGGGGACTCCGTCTCACGGTTGCCACGACCGGGCTTCGCGAGCGTGGCGGACACAACCGGAGAGAGAATCACATGGAGACGCAGGACACGCAGACGCAGGGCCAGGCGATGGCCGCCGCTGGCGGCATCACGATGAGGCAGCTCCTGGAGGCCGGTGTTCACTTCGGCCACCAGACGAAGCGCTGGAACCCGAAGATGAAGCCCTACATCTTCGGCGCCCGCAACGGCATCTACATCATCGACCTGCAGAAGACGGTCACGATGGCCCGTTCCGCGTTCCGCTTCGTGGCGGACGTCACCGCGCGCGGCGGCTCGGTGCTCTTCGTGGGCACCAAGAAGCAGGCGCAGGACGTCATCCGCGAGGAGGCCTCGCGCGCCGGTCAGTTCTTCGTCACCAGCCGCTGGCTGGGTGGCACGCTGACCAACTTCAAGACCATCAAGCAGGGCATCGACCGCCTGAAGACGCTGGAGAAGATGGCCGAGGACGGCACCTTCGAGCGGCTGCCGAAGAAGGAAGTCGCCTCGCTGGAGCGTGAGCGCGAGAAGCTGGAGAAGAACCTGGGCGGCGTGAAGGAGATGTCCAAGCTGCCCCGCTGCGTCTTCGTCATCGACCCGAAGAAGGAGCACATCGCCATCCACGAGGCGAGCCGCCTGGGCATCCCGGTGATTGGCCTGGTGGACACCAACTGCGACCCGGACGGCATCGACTTCGTCATCCCGGGCAACGACGATGCCATCCGCTCCATCAAGCTCTTCACCTCGAAGATCGCCGAGGCCTGCCTCGAGGGTGCGGCCCGCTACCGCGCCTCTGGCGCCGCCGAGCGCGACGAGCAGGAGGAGCGCGAGGGCCGTGAGGAGCGCGGTGACCGCCGTGACGACCGCCGGGGCCCGCGCCGTGGCGACCGCCGCGACGACCGCCGTGGCGGCGAGCGTGGTGACCGCGGCGGCGAGCGCCGTGGCCCCCTCGTGGAGATGAAGGGCGCCCCCGCTGCCGCCGACACGGCGGCTCCCGAGGGTGGCGGCGAGGGCGGCGGCGAGGAGTCGGCGGCCGAGTAGCCGTCCCCTCAGCTCGTCAGTCTCACGGCGGCCGGGTGGCGCAGCAGCGACCCGGCCGCCCCTGTTTCCTGTAGACCGCTGTACCCCTTTTCAACCTGAAGCTCCGCCCGGCGCCTGGCGCCCCTCGAGCGGCGGAGGGTGGAGACGAACATGGCTGAGATCAGCGCCCAGATGGTGAAGGATCTCCGCGAGCGGACCGGCGCGGGCATGATGGACTGCAAGAAGGCCCTGGCCGAGAGCGGCGGTGACTTCGCGAAGGCCGAGGAGTGGCTGCGCAAGAAGGGCATCGCCAAGGCCGCCGGCAAGGAAGGCCGCGTGGCCGCGGAGGGCCTCATCGGCACCTACATCCACGGTGGCCGCATCGGCGTCATCGTGGAGGTCAACTGCGAGACGGACTTCGTCGCTCGCAACCCGGACTTCCAGGACCTGGTGAAGGACGTGGCGATGCAGATTGCCGCCGCCAACCCCAAGTTCGTCCGCCGCGAGGAAGTGCCGACGGACAACCTCGACAAGGAGAAGGAAATCCAGCGCGAGCTGCTCAAGCAGCAGGGCAAGCCCGAGGCGATGCTGGACAAGATTCTCGTCGGGAAGATGGAGAAGTACTACGAGCAGGTCTGCCTCGTGGACCAGCTCTGGGTGAAGGACGACAAGAAGAAGGTCGGTGAGATGGTGACGGAGCGCTCCGCCAAGATTGGAGAGAAGGTCTCCATCCGCCGCTTCGTTCGCTACGAGGTGGGTGAGGGCATCCAGAAGCAGAAGGACGACCTCGCCGCCGAGGTCGCCAAGACGCTGGGCCAGAAGTAGTCCGCACCGCGAAAGCGGTGGCTGGCTGGAGGGCCGCGCGCACGGGTTTCCCCCTACTCGGGGACCGGGCGGCGCGGCCCTCGTTCTTGCGGGCTTTCCCCGGCCTTGAGACAGGCACCGGACTTTGCAAACCGGGCAGTCCTTCTCCGGCGTTGATCACTCGCGGGACGGGGGATAGAAGCGGTCGCGCATGTCCTCCGACACGACGAGCCCTCTCCGTTACAAGCGCATCCTCCTGAAGCTCTCGGGCGAGGCCCTGATGGGTGAAGGGAAGTACGGCATCCATCCGCCCACGTTGATGGCCATCGCCGAGGAGGTCATCGAGGTGGCGCAGGCCGGCGTGGAGGTTGCCCTCGTCATCGGCGGAGGCAACATCTTCCGCGGCGTGGCGGGTGCCACCGAAGGCATGGACCGCGCGAGCGCGGACTACATGGGGATGCTGGCCACCTGCATCAACTCCATGGCCATGCAGGACGCGCTGGAGAAGAAGGGCGTGCACACGCGGGTGCTGTCCGCCATCAAGATGGAGCAGATTGCCGAGCCCTACATCCGCCGGCGCGCGGTGCGCCACCTGGAGAAGGGCCGCATCGTCATCTTCGCGGCGGGCACGGGCAACCCGTACTTCACCACGGACACCGCCGCCTCGCTGCGTGCCATGGAAATCAACGCGCAGGTGATTCTCAAGGCGACGAAGGTGGACGGCATCTACAGCGCGGACCCGAAGAAGGACCCCACCGCGCGCCGCTACCGGACGCTGACGTACATGGACGTGCTGCGGCAGAACCTCAACGTGATGGACTCCACGGCCATCTCGCTGTGCATGGACAACAAGCTGCCCATCATCGTGTTCGACTTGACGGTGCGTGGGAACATCCGCCGCGCGGTGCTGGGGGGCGGGGAGATTGGTACGCTGGTGGGTGGGACGGAGACGGCCTGGGCGTAGGCGCCCGGACGCTCGCCGCCGGCAGGCACAGGCACTCAAGGAGAAAGTGAAATGAGTGGAGACGTCGTCGCCGAACTGAAGACTCGCATCGACAAGTCGCTCGAGGACCTCAAGAGGGAGCTGACGAAGGTGCGCACCGGGCGCGCCAGCATCTCCATCCTGGATGGCATCCGGGTGGACTACTACGGCACCCCCACGCCGCTGTCCGGCGTGGCCAGCGTCAACGCGCCCGAGCCCCGGCTCATCACCATCAAGCCGTGGGAGAAGAGCGTCCTGAAGGAAATCGAGAAGGCGCTGCGCGAGGCGAACCTGGGCATCAACCCGATGAACGACGGGGAGATGATTCGCCTGCCCTTCCCGCCGCTCACCGAGGAGCGCCGCAAGGACATCGCGAAGCAGGTGAAGACGAAGGGGGAGGACCACAAGGTCGCCATCCGCAACGTCCGCCGCGACGCCAACGAGGCGCTCAAGACGCAGCTCAAGGACAAGAAGATTACCGAGGACGACCACAAGCGCATCACCGAGACGGTGCAGAAGCAGACCGACGCGGGCATCGCCCAGGTGGACGACATCGTGAAGAAGAAGGAGAAGGAGGTCATGGAGGTCTGATGGCCTCCGTGCTCCTGGCCGAGCCCTCCGTGCCGGTGGCGGGCGCGCTGCGACGCTACCTGGAGGGGGCCGGCCACGAAGTGTCCTCGGCGGGCAGCGCGGAGGAAGCGCTGCGCGCCGCCCGGGTGCGCCCGCCCGCCGTGCTGCTGGCTTCCGGCACGGGCACGTTGGATGGCGAGGCGCTGTGCCGCGAGCTTCGTGCGCAGGGGCTCCCCGTCCCGGTGCTGCTGCTGTACCCGCCCACCGAGGAGCATGCCGACGAGCGCGCCGCCGAGGCGGGCGCGGACGGCTGCCTGGTGGGGCCGCTCAAGCGCGCCAACGTGCTGACGTGCGTCGGGCTGCTGATGCAGCGCGAGGAGGCGCGGCGGCTTTCGGGCTCCGCTCCGGCCGGCGCTGTCGGCGCGGTGCCCGTGCCCGCGCACGATGACGAGCTGCGGTTCGGGGACGAAACCTCCGACGAGGCTTCGGGTGATGCGTTCGCTGGCGAGGAGGCGCAGTCGCGCCCGGCGTCGGACGCTGCCGCGGGTGACGTGCTCGCCGGAGAGGAGTTCCTCGAGCCGGAGGAGCTGCCGTCCGATGCGGTGACCCTCCGCGAAGGTGGCGATGACGCTTCGGGCATCGCCCCCGCAAGTGCATCCGCGGGTGAGGAGGGCCGGCGCCCGGAGGAGGCTGCTCAGGGCGGTGTCGCGACGCCCGTGCCCTTGGGCGATGAGGGACGCAGCTCGCAGGGAAGCACCTCGCGCGTGGCCTTTGCCCTGGCGGGCTCGCACGAAGTCATGGGCACGTCCCCGGATTCCGCTGTGGGCCCGGGAGCGGCGTCGGCGCGAGTGTCCGCGTCCCAGCGCGCGTCCGGCTTCGCCATCACCCCCGTGCCGGGAACGCTGATGACGCTGGAGGCGGAGGGCCGCCGCGTCACCCGCTCGGACCTGCCGGCCGTGACGAAGCCGGAGCCGGAGGGCCGCCGTGTCACGCGCCTGGACCTGCCGGCCGTCAGCCCGTCGTCTTCCTCTCCGGACTTCGAGTTCCTCAAGCGGCTCCTGCTGATGGAGGTGAAGCGCAGCCGGCGCTACCGCTACCCCATCGCCGTGCTCCTCGTGGAGTTGGACCGCTTCGCCGAGCGCGCCACGGGGCTTTCCCCCGCGGCCCGCACCGCCGCGCTGGCCGAGGCGCTGGGCCTGCTGGTGGCCGGCGTGCGCGACATCGACGTGGCGGTGCCCTTCTCGGAGAGCCGCTTCGTGGTGTTCCTCCCGCACACGCCGCGCTCGGGCGCCCTCGTCGTGGCCGAGCGCCTGCGCGAGCGGGTGAAGGGCCTGCGCGGCCTGCCGGGCACGAGCGCGTCCGTGGGCGTGGCCGTGTCCGAGCCGCCCGCGGGCAAGGCACCCGCGTCCGGTGCCGGCGCCCAGGTGAGCTTCGGCAGCCTGCTGAAGGATGCGGGAGAGTCACTGCGCCGCGCGCAGGCGGCCGGGGGCGACAGGGTGGAGCCGGCGGGCGGGAAGCCTCAGCCCGGGTAGATGAAGTCCACGCCGCTGATGTCGTGGACCACGTCCGCGACGAAGGCGAGCAGCTCCAGCCCCCGGCCCTTGTCGTCCTTCCAGGTGCTGGTGGCCGTGTCGTACGTGAAGTGGATGCCCTGACCCCGGCCGGCGACCCAAATCTGCCGCACGGCGCGCTGGGTGTTGACGATGCACTTCTCGCGGGAGCGGGCGGTGAGCGTCACCATGTCGCCCGTGCTCTCGGCCTCGAGGATGTCCGGGTCGATGGCGTCCGCCGCGGCGAGGATTCGCTTGAAGACGCCGACGGCGAGCTGGTTGTAGCGGGCTTCGTCCATCATGGCCGCGCGGGCCTCACTGGATGACGTCGAGCACCTGCTGGCCGGGGGCCGCGTAGAACAGGAACTTCATCTGCGGCGCCTCACCCTCCGTCTCCACGCGCTCCAGCGCGATGACGGTGCCCGGGTTGACGGGCTTGGGGAAGGACTGCATGCCCAGCAGGTGGGCCGCCAGCGCCCCCATGGAGGGCTGGTGCCCCACGAGCACCAGGTTCTGGTCCGAGTGCTCCGTCAGCACCGGCTCCACCGCGCCCACCGGCATGTCCGGCAACAGGCACCGGTGCACCTTGAGCAGACCCTCGTGCTTCGTCTCGATGGAGAGAATCTGCGCCGTCTGCACCGTGCGCACCAGGGGGCTGGTCAGGATGAGGCCCACCGGGCCCATGCGCTCCGACAACGACGCGAAGTGCTGGGCGGTATTGGCGCGGGCCTTGGCGGTGAGCGCGCGCGCCTCGTCGCCGAGACCCTCGGGGATCTCTGCGTCCGCATCGCCGTGCCTAACCAGGAAAATCCTCAAAGTCCCTCCACCGCTTTCGACAGGACCGCGGTTCGTACACGAGCGTGGCCCGGTTGGTCAAAGGTAATGCGGCGATTGTTCAGTGGCCGGAACAACTCCGCCGTGACAGAGAGGGAAGGGCGCCGCCGACCCCCGCGCAAGTGGCGGAAGTTCCCGGCGTCGCCCGCCCGTCTGGAGGAAAACGCATGCGCACCGTGCTGTCGGGACTCTTGGTACTGCTGGCCTTCTCGGCTTGTAAGAAGGAGGAGCCCGCGTCCGGCCCGGCACCTGGGGAGGCAGCCGAGCAGGCTGGAGGTGCCCCGGCGGCGGGGGAGGTGGACGACGGCCCCTATACGGTGACGAAGGAGAAGCTGGACGCGTACGTGGGCTACCAGCGGCGCATGCTGGAG comes from Pyxidicoccus parkwaysis and encodes:
- the secA gene encoding preprotein translocase subunit SecA yields the protein MIEWTLKKLIGTKNERELKKAHGKVARVNELETRMRALKDEDFAAETARMKQEIQNGRPLDELLFEAFAITREAARRVIGQRHYDVQLIGGMFLHEGCIAEMRTGEGKTLTATLPTYLNALSGRGVHVVTVNDYLARRDAEWMGRVYKFLGMTTGCVLHELTDKQRQEAYRSDITYGQNNEFGFDYLRDNMKFRLQDYVQRELNYAIVDEVDSILIDEARTPLIISGPTEDSTDKYYRVDQVIPGMVPDQDYTLDEKHRSVSLTDDGIEKLQKKLGVGNLYDPGEIETLHHVEQALRAHTLYKRDKDYVVKEGEVVIVDEFTGRQMPGRRWSDGLHQAIEAKEGVKIENENQTLATISFQNYFRMYSKLSGMTGTADTEAEEFAKIYNLDVRVIPTNRPNIRQDQQDVVYKTEREKFEAVAEQIAELHQKGQPVLVGTVSIAKSEVVGNFLKKRGIPHNVLNAKQHQREADIVAQAGRKGAVTISTNMAGRGTDILLGGNAEVLAKASMGPPPEPPTEPAAEGQPIDLTGYQQALADWEKQLADTKAKLEEQTKKEREEVMAAGGLFIIGTERHESRRVDNQLRGRAGRQGDPGASRFFLSLEDDLMRIFGSERIQGLMERLGMEEGEVIEHVWLSRAIEGAQKRVEGHNFDIRKNLLEYDDVMNQQRRTIYKLRRQVLAAGAGVPLIEYTEDPKTRVKTRSEQTVTWEDFRELVLDSMEDVIVSLTDTYAPTKGVDGWDIGAIEQGVKETFNLEMSFGGVGSREELQEHIYKAAEKVFQAREEEFGENFMRFLQYNYLATIDRLWKDHLLAMDHLRQGIGLRGYGQKDPKQEYKKEGYQGFIQMLSAIKAQFVTQLMHVQPRSASSAAEEAARIQRQLAQQQKRAVEGRGTADGKLDEASVAATARPQAAKAEGPRVGRNDPCPCGSGRKYKKCHGAAEANA
- the rpsB gene encoding 30S ribosomal protein S2, with translation METQDTQTQGQAMAAAGGITMRQLLEAGVHFGHQTKRWNPKMKPYIFGARNGIYIIDLQKTVTMARSAFRFVADVTARGGSVLFVGTKKQAQDVIREEASRAGQFFVTSRWLGGTLTNFKTIKQGIDRLKTLEKMAEDGTFERLPKKEVASLEREREKLEKNLGGVKEMSKLPRCVFVIDPKKEHIAIHEASRLGIPVIGLVDTNCDPDGIDFVIPGNDDAIRSIKLFTSKIAEACLEGAARYRASGAAERDEQEEREGREERGDRRDDRRGPRRGDRRDDRRGGERGDRGGERRGPLVEMKGAPAAADTAAPEGGGEGGGEESAAE
- the tsf gene encoding translation elongation factor Ts, with product MAEISAQMVKDLRERTGAGMMDCKKALAESGGDFAKAEEWLRKKGIAKAAGKEGRVAAEGLIGTYIHGGRIGVIVEVNCETDFVARNPDFQDLVKDVAMQIAAANPKFVRREEVPTDNLDKEKEIQRELLKQQGKPEAMLDKILVGKMEKYYEQVCLVDQLWVKDDKKKVGEMVTERSAKIGEKVSIRRFVRYEVGEGIQKQKDDLAAEVAKTLGQK
- the pyrH gene encoding UMP kinase, encoding MSSDTTSPLRYKRILLKLSGEALMGEGKYGIHPPTLMAIAEEVIEVAQAGVEVALVIGGGNIFRGVAGATEGMDRASADYMGMLATCINSMAMQDALEKKGVHTRVLSAIKMEQIAEPYIRRRAVRHLEKGRIVIFAAGTGNPYFTTDTAASLRAMEINAQVILKATKVDGIYSADPKKDPTARRYRTLTYMDVLRQNLNVMDSTAISLCMDNKLPIIVFDLTVRGNIRRAVLGGGEIGTLVGGTETAWA
- the frr gene encoding ribosome recycling factor, whose protein sequence is MSGDVVAELKTRIDKSLEDLKRELTKVRTGRASISILDGIRVDYYGTPTPLSGVASVNAPEPRLITIKPWEKSVLKEIEKALREANLGINPMNDGEMIRLPFPPLTEERRKDIAKQVKTKGEDHKVAIRNVRRDANEALKTQLKDKKITEDDHKRITETVQKQTDAGIAQVDDIVKKKEKEVMEV
- a CDS encoding diguanylate cyclase gives rise to the protein MASVLLAEPSVPVAGALRRYLEGAGHEVSSAGSAEEALRAARVRPPAVLLASGTGTLDGEALCRELRAQGLPVPVLLLYPPTEEHADERAAEAGADGCLVGPLKRANVLTCVGLLMQREEARRLSGSAPAGAVGAVPVPAHDDELRFGDETSDEASGDAFAGEEAQSRPASDAAAGDVLAGEEFLEPEELPSDAVTLREGGDDASGIAPASASAGEEGRRPEEAAQGGVATPVPLGDEGRSSQGSTSRVAFALAGSHEVMGTSPDSAVGPGAASARVSASQRASGFAITPVPGTLMTLEAEGRRVTRSDLPAVTKPEPEGRRVTRLDLPAVSPSSSSPDFEFLKRLLLMEVKRSRRYRYPIAVLLVELDRFAERATGLSPAARTAALAEALGLLVAGVRDIDVAVPFSESRFVVFLPHTPRSGALVVAERLRERVKGLRGLPGTSASVGVAVSEPPAGKAPASGAGAQVSFGSLLKDAGESLRRAQAAGGDRVEPAGGKPQPG
- the cyaY gene encoding iron donor protein CyaY: MMDEARYNQLAVGVFKRILAAADAIDPDILEAESTGDMVTLTARSREKCIVNTQRAVRQIWVAGRGQGIHFTYDTATSTWKDDKGRGLELLAFVADVVHDISGVDFIYPG
- a CDS encoding SixA phosphatase family protein; amino-acid sequence: MRIFLVRHGDADAEIPEGLGDEARALTAKARANTAQHFASLSERMGPVGLILTSPLVRTVQTAQILSIETKHEGLLKVHRCLLPDMPVGAVEPVLTEHSDQNLVLVGHQPSMGALAAHLLGMQSFPKPVNPGTVIALERVETEGEAPQMKFLFYAAPGQQVLDVIQ